A genomic region of Photobacterium swingsii contains the following coding sequences:
- the tesA gene encoding multifunctional acyl-CoA thioesterase I/protease I/lysophospholipase L1: MKRFLSVLIFIVTLPLVSITGYCGTLMILGDSLSAGYNMRAEQSWPILLEPKLRQQGHDLTVVNASISGDTTGNGLARLPSLLDRHQPDYVIIELGANDGLRGFPPKTIRNNLAAMIEDIHATGAQSLLMQIQVPPNYGKRYSQLFSALYPELSQKYSSPLLPFFLEEVILKQEWMMDDGLHPKAEAQPWIADYMAKELNKVLEK; encoded by the coding sequence ATGAAACGATTCCTTTCAGTTTTAATTTTTATTGTTACGCTCCCCTTAGTATCAATCACGGGATACTGCGGCACCTTAATGATACTAGGGGATAGCCTCAGCGCAGGCTACAACATGCGAGCTGAACAAAGTTGGCCAATACTCCTTGAGCCTAAACTCCGCCAGCAAGGTCATGATCTAACCGTAGTCAACGCCAGTATATCTGGGGATACCACGGGCAATGGGCTCGCACGGCTACCAAGTTTATTAGACCGTCATCAACCAGATTACGTCATAATCGAGCTCGGTGCGAATGATGGATTACGAGGCTTTCCTCCTAAAACAATTCGTAACAATTTAGCGGCAATGATCGAAGATATTCACGCCACAGGTGCTCAGAGCCTGTTAATGCAAATTCAAGTCCCCCCTAATTATGGTAAACGTTACAGCCAGTTGTTTAGCGCACTCTACCCTGAACTGAGCCAAAAATATTCGTCGCCTTTGCTGCCTTTTTTTCTTGAAGAAGTGATTTTGAAGCAAGAATGGATGATGGATGATGGCCTGCACCCGAAAGCTGAAGCGCAGCCGTGGATTGCGGATT
- a CDS encoding ABC transporter ATP-binding protein, whose product MSTSVIKAVSVSKHVATTTSSITILQDVSLEVEQGESIALVGVSGAGKSTLMTLLAGLDIPTSGDIELLGQSLSALDDEARAALRSESIGFVFQSFLLIPSLTALENVLLPAIIRGEEGDATRAMELLAQVGLQGRESHLPTQLSGGEQQRVALARAFITKPKILFADEPTGNLDQHTASTIIEILFALNRDHGTTLVLVTHDPQLAQRCDRVVRIEGGMVAAA is encoded by the coding sequence ATGTCTACATCCGTGATTAAAGCTGTGTCCGTATCTAAGCACGTGGCTACGACAACATCGTCTATTACTATTCTGCAGGATGTTTCGCTTGAGGTCGAGCAGGGTGAAAGTATTGCATTGGTTGGTGTATCTGGTGCAGGTAAATCAACCTTAATGACACTATTGGCTGGTTTGGATATTCCGACATCGGGTGATATTGAATTACTCGGGCAGTCATTATCGGCGTTAGATGACGAAGCGCGCGCGGCTTTACGCAGTGAATCGATTGGCTTTGTTTTTCAAAGTTTTTTGTTAATACCTTCGCTAACAGCACTTGAGAATGTGCTATTACCGGCGATTATTCGCGGTGAAGAGGGGGATGCTACCCGTGCAATGGAGCTGCTTGCCCAAGTGGGTCTGCAAGGGCGTGAAAGCCATTTACCCACACAACTATCTGGTGGTGAGCAACAACGTGTCGCCTTGGCCCGTGCATTTATTACCAAGCCAAAAATCCTGTTTGCTGATGAGCCAACGGGTAACCTCGATCAGCACACTGCTAGCACTATTATTGAAATTCTTTTTGCGTTAAACCGCGATCATGGCACCACGTTAGTCTTGGTGACCCATGACCCACAACTTGCACAGCGTTGTGATCGCGTCGTTCGTATTGAAGGCGGTATGGTGGCAGCAGCATGA
- a CDS encoding ABC transporter permease produces MSELSETSVATQQRSPHLLSRWSWRELWQGQLWPVAVALTLIIACVFALSALVVRVEKIMTDQGRSVLAADLVLVSGNPIDDGILASASQRGLTVSAQTRFGTMAFSDENMQLVSVKAVANDFPLRGNLALSSGGAARVQSQHVQPGELWLAERLFSLLAVKEGDDVMVGDAQFTVSGLIAQDPELSFNPFSQMPAVLIHYDDIARTGAVQLGGRVQYRMYFVGADDAVASFRQSIELQAGQRWISESTQGRTGDLIDRARQYLSLTLILVIIMASATLVLTCQHYTTSRRETVAMMKSLGARKAWLWRWLAGQLLMLFAFAAVLGVGLGALLETLLRLPLGDILPDPLPPMGLMPVLTSILVALLVAIPGMGISLIKLVNTPAIAVMQPEGSAQSGSGLFSVSQASPWRFGLVLVPLGALLIWFGDNTLMWLTLLGLAVMLFLLAVIGVAVVALLRKKRWGPAMQLALSRIGRSPLATGAQLAALTASLMLLAVIWLLRTDLLADWQQTLPSDAPNVFALNISEAETQPYLAALDEQNIAHSSMYPVIRGRLVASNGKQFLKGTQTQQDNTNTRVESDQEQSDEALRRELNFTWRESPPVHNKVIAGAWGGEGTVSVEQGIAERLRIQVGDELAFTVNSQPFSAMVGSIRQVEWRNMRPNFYFIFSPDVVAELPATFLVSFRIGADQSPLLNQLGRDYPTVSLMDLRIMASRIQLMLQQVSLSLSVLAALGVVSGLLLVLTLLRLGLSQRQQEMKLYRTLGASRQRISATVWSEYGMMALIAGLMATMGAEGMVAALVHFGFELSPQWHPSLWLGLPVIAVGLVLALAQSMLPKLLQPLKS; encoded by the coding sequence ATGAGTGAACTCAGTGAAACATCGGTAGCAACACAGCAGCGTTCGCCGCATTTATTATCTCGTTGGAGCTGGAGAGAGTTATGGCAAGGGCAGTTATGGCCTGTTGCTGTGGCATTAACGCTCATAATTGCGTGTGTGTTTGCGCTGTCAGCACTCGTTGTACGGGTCGAGAAGATCATGACAGATCAGGGGCGATCCGTGTTGGCGGCAGATTTGGTTTTGGTGTCGGGTAACCCGATTGATGATGGTATTTTGGCCTCTGCATCACAGCGCGGTTTAACCGTTTCTGCGCAAACACGATTCGGCACTATGGCATTTAGTGATGAAAATATGCAGCTAGTGAGCGTAAAAGCCGTAGCCAATGATTTTCCGCTACGTGGCAATTTAGCCTTATCGTCTGGTGGGGCTGCGCGCGTTCAATCACAGCATGTGCAGCCGGGGGAACTCTGGTTAGCTGAACGGTTATTTTCATTACTCGCGGTGAAAGAGGGTGATGATGTCATGGTAGGTGATGCGCAGTTCACCGTTTCTGGTTTAATCGCGCAAGATCCTGAATTGTCGTTTAACCCATTTAGTCAGATGCCTGCCGTGCTTATTCATTATGATGATATTGCGCGGACTGGAGCGGTGCAGCTTGGTGGTCGCGTACAGTATCGAATGTACTTTGTTGGTGCAGATGACGCCGTGGCCTCTTTTAGGCAGAGCATTGAATTGCAAGCGGGTCAGCGTTGGATCAGTGAATCAACCCAAGGTCGTACGGGGGATTTGATTGATCGAGCTCGTCAATATTTATCCTTAACCCTCATTCTGGTCATTATCATGGCCAGTGCCACCTTGGTTCTTACTTGTCAGCACTACACGACTAGCCGTCGAGAGACTGTCGCTATGATGAAAAGTCTTGGTGCACGTAAGGCATGGTTATGGCGTTGGTTGGCTGGTCAGTTATTGATGTTGTTTGCTTTTGCAGCTGTACTTGGTGTCGGTTTAGGGGCTTTACTGGAGACCTTATTACGATTGCCATTGGGGGATATTTTACCTGATCCACTGCCACCTATGGGGTTAATGCCTGTACTTACCAGTATATTAGTGGCTTTGCTCGTGGCGATCCCTGGCATGGGGATTTCATTAATCAAACTCGTGAATACCCCTGCCATTGCAGTTATGCAGCCTGAAGGTTCTGCGCAATCCGGTTCAGGGCTATTTAGTGTAAGTCAAGCATCACCTTGGCGCTTTGGATTGGTGCTAGTGCCCCTTGGGGCTTTATTAATTTGGTTTGGTGATAACACTTTAATGTGGTTAACCCTGTTAGGGTTAGCCGTCATGTTATTTTTACTGGCGGTAATCGGCGTGGCTGTCGTAGCTTTGCTGCGGAAAAAAAGGTGGGGACCTGCGATGCAGTTGGCGCTGAGTCGTATTGGTCGAAGCCCTTTAGCGACTGGGGCACAACTTGCAGCATTAACAGCATCACTGATGCTGCTAGCGGTGATATGGCTGCTACGAACAGATTTGCTCGCGGATTGGCAGCAGACTTTGCCGTCTGATGCCCCGAATGTGTTTGCACTCAATATTAGTGAAGCGGAAACTCAGCCTTATCTGGCAGCTTTAGATGAGCAAAACATTGCGCATTCTTCGATGTATCCTGTGATCCGTGGGCGTCTGGTGGCCTCCAATGGCAAGCAATTCCTTAAGGGGACTCAGACTCAGCAAGACAATACAAATACGCGAGTGGAGAGTGATCAAGAGCAGTCGGATGAAGCATTACGCCGTGAGTTAAATTTCACATGGCGTGAATCACCCCCCGTACATAATAAAGTTATAGCGGGAGCATGGGGAGGAGAAGGGACAGTATCGGTTGAGCAAGGCATTGCAGAGCGCTTGCGTATTCAAGTTGGTGATGAGTTGGCATTTACCGTGAACAGTCAGCCATTTTCAGCGATGGTCGGCAGTATCCGTCAGGTTGAGTGGCGCAATATGCGACCTAATTTTTATTTTATCTTTTCACCAGATGTGGTGGCAGAGCTTCCCGCGACTTTCTTGGTGAGTTTTCGGATCGGCGCTGATCAGAGTCCTTTGCTCAATCAACTGGGTCGTGATTACCCAACCGTGAGCCTGATGGACCTACGGATCATGGCGTCACGCATTCAGTTAATGTTACAGCAAGTGTCATTGTCGCTATCAGTACTGGCTGCGCTAGGGGTGGTAAGCGGGCTCTTACTGGTGTTGACGTTATTACGTCTTGGCTTGTCTCAGCGCCAACAAGAGATGAAGCTCTATCGTACGTTAGGGGCGAGCCGACAGCGGATCAGTGCAACGGTATGGTCTGAATACGGTATGATGGCACTGATTGCGGGTCTGATGGCCACTATGGGGGCGGAGGGTATGGTGGCAGCGTTAGTGCACTTTGGGTTTGAACTCTCGCCACAATGGCACCCATCACTTTGGCTTGGTTTACCTGTGATTGCGGTTGGGCTGGTATTAGCCTTGGCGCAAAGCATGCTGCCTAAATTACTTCAGCCGTTAAAAAGTTAA
- a CDS encoding TIGR01777 family oxidoreductase, whose protein sequence is MNILVTGGTGFIGKALLPHFNHDQVTVLTRDTTRAYQRLGHHIKVINQLIELDNLDSFDAVINLAGEPIVNKRWSEKQKQKICDSRWQITQELVNKLRAGHNPPHTFISGSAVGIYGDQKEDMFDESLQVNKDDFAHHVCQKWEDIALQAQSEQTRVCLLRTGIVLAKHGGALAKMLPAYQLGLGGPLGGGNQYFPWIHLQDMVKGILFLLKHPSAQGAFNFTAPSPVTNKQFSQTLAKVLHRPHVLSTPEWLLKMGLGESACLLLDSQRALPARLEAEGFKFCFPELEHALKETLHTVK, encoded by the coding sequence ATGAACATACTCGTCACTGGCGGAACAGGCTTTATCGGCAAAGCGCTTCTTCCTCACTTCAACCATGATCAGGTAACCGTCTTAACCCGAGATACTACCCGTGCTTATCAACGTTTAGGCCACCATATAAAAGTCATTAACCAGCTGATTGAATTAGATAATCTCGATAGTTTTGATGCCGTGATTAATCTAGCGGGTGAGCCTATCGTGAATAAACGCTGGAGTGAAAAGCAGAAACAAAAGATTTGCGATAGCCGCTGGCAAATCACCCAAGAATTAGTGAATAAGTTAAGGGCGGGACACAATCCCCCCCACACTTTCATTAGTGGTTCGGCTGTTGGTATCTACGGCGATCAAAAAGAAGATATGTTTGATGAGAGCCTGCAAGTAAACAAGGATGATTTTGCCCATCATGTCTGTCAGAAATGGGAAGATATCGCGCTGCAAGCACAGTCAGAACAAACCCGAGTCTGCTTACTTCGCACAGGTATCGTGCTCGCTAAACATGGCGGCGCATTAGCAAAAATGCTACCGGCCTATCAGCTAGGGCTAGGCGGCCCTCTTGGTGGTGGTAATCAGTATTTCCCTTGGATCCACTTGCAGGATATGGTCAAAGGCATTCTGTTTTTACTCAAGCACCCTTCAGCACAAGGTGCGTTTAATTTCACCGCCCCGTCACCTGTCACCAATAAGCAGTTTAGCCAAACCTTAGCCAAGGTACTACACCGCCCTCATGTATTGAGTACACCAGAATGGTTGCTAAAAATGGGGCTTGGTGAATCCGCTTGCCTGCTACTTGACAGCCAGCGTGCACTCCCAGCTCGACTTGAAGCTGAAGGGTTTAAATTTTGCTTTCCAGAACTGGAGCACGCCTTAAAAGAAACCCTTCATACCGTGAAATAG
- a CDS encoding DUF1538 domain-containing protein gives MLSSLRDLLPIIVVIGFFQIIVLQQPLPQLGTIGFGLLLVVLGLTLFVIGLNMGLFPIGESMAQAFARKGSAAWLLFFAFCLGFGTTIAEPALTAVASEAAEVAAEGGMIASNESAMQDYASGLRLTVALSVGVAIVLGVLRILKGWPIHRMIIGGYSLVMVMTWFAPPSIIGIAYDSGGVTTSTITVPLVTALGVGLASSIKGRNPMVDGFGLIAFASLTPMIFVMAYGLWIA, from the coding sequence ATGCTCTCTAGTTTGCGCGATTTATTACCCATCATAGTCGTCATTGGTTTTTTCCAAATTATTGTGTTGCAACAACCCCTTCCTCAACTTGGCACCATAGGGTTTGGTTTATTGCTGGTGGTGCTTGGGTTGACGTTATTTGTTATCGGTTTAAACATGGGGCTGTTCCCTATTGGTGAGTCGATGGCACAAGCCTTTGCTCGAAAAGGGAGTGCGGCATGGCTGTTGTTTTTTGCTTTTTGTTTGGGTTTTGGGACCACCATAGCTGAGCCTGCATTAACGGCAGTGGCGTCAGAAGCGGCAGAAGTTGCAGCAGAAGGTGGCATGATCGCGAGTAATGAAAGTGCGATGCAAGATTACGCCTCAGGACTACGCCTAACGGTTGCTTTATCGGTGGGCGTCGCGATTGTATTGGGTGTGCTTCGTATCCTGAAAGGTTGGCCAATCCATCGAATGATCATTGGTGGCTATAGCTTAGTGATGGTGATGACATGGTTTGCTCCTCCAAGCATTATTGGTATTGCTTATGATTCGGGCGGGGTGACGACATCGACTATTACCGTCCCTCTAGTCACTGCGCTCGGAGTCGGTCTTGCCTCTTCCATTAAAGGACGAAACCCTATGGTTGATGGATTTGGCTTGATCGCTTTTGCCTCTCTCACTCCAATGATCTTTGTGATGGCATATGGCTTATGGATAGCTTGA
- a CDS encoding DUF1538 domain-containing protein yields the protein MSLIASTAQHFLSTFFGTVRDVMPIVIIMFGFQFAVLRRPVKNWRKVVAGFVLVIFGLSFFLMGLELALFPLGESMAQQLTAPAFLFDSDEVIPLHIDWSEYYWVYLFAAAIGFSTTIAEPSLIAVAIKASQVSGGTIKVNGLRIAVALGVAMGIALGSYRIVAGDPLHYYILVGYIIVVVQTFFAPKMIVPLAYDSGGVTTSTVTVPIVTALGLGLASTVPGRNPMLDGFGLIAFASLFPMMTVMGYAQLSVWRERRSENAL from the coding sequence ATGAGCCTAATTGCTAGCACCGCCCAACATTTCCTGTCGACCTTCTTTGGTACTGTTCGTGACGTGATGCCGATCGTGATCATTATGTTTGGCTTTCAGTTTGCGGTGTTACGTCGCCCCGTTAAAAATTGGCGCAAAGTGGTGGCTGGCTTTGTGTTGGTTATCTTTGGTTTGTCTTTTTTCCTGATGGGGCTAGAGCTGGCGCTATTTCCATTAGGTGAGTCGATGGCACAGCAGCTAACGGCCCCTGCCTTTTTGTTCGATAGTGATGAAGTGATCCCGTTACACATTGACTGGTCTGAGTATTATTGGGTGTACTTGTTTGCCGCGGCTATCGGCTTTAGCACCACGATTGCAGAACCCTCTTTGATTGCGGTGGCAATTAAGGCCAGCCAAGTCTCAGGGGGGACGATAAAAGTCAACGGGCTGCGTATTGCTGTCGCACTTGGTGTTGCCATGGGGATCGCATTGGGAAGCTACCGTATTGTGGCGGGAGACCCTCTGCATTATTACATTTTGGTTGGTTACATCATTGTTGTAGTGCAAACCTTTTTTGCGCCCAAGATGATAGTGCCATTGGCGTATGACTCAGGTGGGGTCACCACATCAACCGTAACAGTGCCAATTGTTACAGCTTTAGGGCTTGGTCTTGCCTCGACAGTGCCGGGACGAAATCCCATGCTAGATGGTTTTGGTTTGATTGCATTTGCCAGTTTGTTTCCGATGATGACAGTAATGGGTTATGCCCAACTATCGGTATGGCGAGAAAGGAGATCAGAGAATGCGCTTTAA
- a CDS encoding P-II family nitrogen regulator, with the protein MRFKLLVAFVEDDKSDAVLDAAREAGATGATVINNARGEGLHKKTTFFGLSLEVQRDVILFLVEEHLARHILETIEQVGEFDSTSGQGIAVQIDVEDAVGVAHQVEQLTKVVEDKL; encoded by the coding sequence ATGCGCTTTAAATTGCTAGTAGCGTTTGTTGAAGATGATAAAAGTGATGCAGTGCTTGATGCTGCACGGGAAGCTGGAGCTACAGGGGCTACCGTTATTAATAACGCCCGTGGAGAAGGGCTTCATAAGAAAACCACCTTCTTTGGCTTATCACTTGAAGTTCAGCGCGATGTGATTTTATTTTTAGTGGAAGAGCACCTTGCGCGCCATATTCTTGAAACTATCGAGCAAGTCGGTGAATTTGATTCAACATCGGGGCAGGGTATTGCGGTTCAAATTGATGTAGAAGATGCCGTTGGCGTTGCCCACCAAGTCGAGCAGCTGACAAAAGTTGTGGAGGATAAATTATGA
- a CDS encoding CBS domain-containing protein, whose translation MSEAAIVRVRDVMMNTYAMVEGVTTVAEAIGIAKQQQVKALIVNKRDADDEFGIVLMNDIAKNVLAKDRSPKRTNVYEIMTKPALSVSGSMDVRYCARLFERFGVSRAPVIEDGKVLGMVSYNNIVLNGMLRDE comes from the coding sequence ATGAGTGAGGCAGCGATCGTTAGAGTTCGTGATGTCATGATGAATACTTATGCCATGGTTGAAGGTGTGACGACAGTGGCGGAGGCCATTGGTATTGCTAAGCAGCAGCAAGTAAAAGCGCTTATCGTGAATAAGCGTGATGCGGATGATGAGTTTGGTATTGTGCTTATGAATGACATCGCCAAAAACGTATTAGCGAAAGACCGCTCTCCAAAGCGGACGAACGTGTATGAAATCATGACCAAGCCGGCCTTATCTGTGAGTGGTTCGATGGATGTGCGTTATTGTGCGCGTTTGTTTGAACGCTTTGGGGTGAGCCGTGCACCAGTGATCGAAGATGGCAAAGTGTTAGGGATGGTGAGTTACAACAATATTGTACTCAACGGCATGCTGCGAGACGAGTAA
- the yfcE gene encoding phosphodiesterase gives MKLFFASDLHGCAESTRTMLAAFEQSGAEHLILLGDVLNHGPRNALPAGYAPIEVADQLNQYADRILAVRGNCDSDVDQMLLDFPMMADYNWVLLPTGRRLFLTHGHLYHADKHPRLRQGDVIVSGHTHLPVAQAHGDYFAFNPGSTTIPRGEHQASFGLLEDNKLSVVSFTGETLCSVVLSD, from the coding sequence ATGAAATTGTTTTTTGCCTCTGACTTACACGGTTGTGCTGAGAGCACCCGTACCATGCTGGCTGCGTTTGAACAAAGCGGCGCTGAGCACTTAATCTTATTGGGGGATGTGTTAAACCATGGCCCTCGTAATGCCCTGCCTGCTGGTTATGCGCCGATAGAAGTTGCTGATCAATTAAACCAATATGCCGATCGTATCTTGGCTGTACGTGGTAATTGCGACAGCGATGTTGATCAGATGCTGCTCGACTTCCCTATGATGGCGGATTACAACTGGGTTCTCCTGCCAACGGGGCGCCGCTTATTTCTGACCCATGGCCACCTTTACCATGCGGATAAACACCCTCGATTACGCCAAGGCGATGTGATTGTTTCGGGTCATACGCATTTACCCGTAGCACAAGCACATGGCGACTATTTTGCGTTTAACCCTGGCTCAACCACTATTCCACGTGGTGAGCACCAAGCCAGTTTTGGTCTGTTAGAAGACAATAAACTGTCAGTGGTAAGCTTTACGGGCGAGACCTTGTGTTCAGTTGTACTGAGTGATTAA
- a CDS encoding SIMPL domain-containing protein — MNKNLLGIALGSLLIASGLGASGYFIGQTMYNAKVAMNTAEVKGLAEQRVEADIANWSLSFSNQVKSKAAIPSLYQVAEKQQQEIVDILKANGFTDDEITIGLIDYSTYEYRDENQVVVEQDHDLTGTISLETTKTHEIAKVRAAVNKLIAKGYNISNHAPTYRFTKLNQIKPEMLKTATKNARIAANEFAENAGVKVGSIRSARQGNFSITDAGQEYGDLYKIEKDIRVVTSIEFYLTE; from the coding sequence ATGAACAAGAATTTATTAGGGATAGCGCTTGGTAGTTTGTTGATTGCGTCGGGGCTAGGGGCGAGTGGTTATTTCATTGGTCAGACAATGTATAACGCCAAAGTCGCAATGAATACGGCTGAAGTGAAAGGGTTAGCGGAGCAGCGTGTTGAGGCTGATATCGCAAACTGGTCACTGAGTTTTTCAAACCAAGTGAAGAGTAAAGCAGCGATCCCTTCGTTGTATCAAGTTGCCGAAAAGCAGCAGCAAGAAATTGTCGATATATTGAAAGCGAATGGTTTTACTGACGACGAAATTACGATTGGTTTGATCGATTACAGTACCTATGAATACCGTGATGAAAACCAAGTGGTTGTCGAACAAGATCATGACTTAACGGGCACCATTAGCTTAGAAACGACCAAGACCCATGAAATCGCCAAGGTACGTGCTGCGGTCAACAAGTTAATAGCGAAAGGCTACAATATTTCGAACCATGCGCCGACGTACCGATTTACCAAGCTGAATCAAATTAAGCCTGAAATGCTGAAAACGGCGACTAAGAATGCGCGTATTGCTGCCAATGAGTTCGCTGAAAATGCGGGAGTTAAAGTGGGCAGTATCCGTTCTGCACGCCAAGGTAATTTCTCAATTACCGATGCGGGGCAAGAATACGGTGATTTGTATAAAATTGAGAAAGATATTCGCGTTGTTACCAGTATTGAATTTTACTTAACGGAATAG
- a CDS encoding SelT/SelW/SelH family protein, translated as MEKAKIDIYYCRQCNWMLRSTWLTQELLHTFSEEIKTVSLHPDTGGHFRIICNGEQIWERKVDGGFPEAKVLKQRVRDIIDPERDLGHSDSK; from the coding sequence ATGGAAAAAGCAAAAATTGATATTTATTACTGCCGTCAATGTAATTGGATGTTGCGCTCAACTTGGCTCACCCAAGAATTACTGCACACCTTTAGCGAAGAAATTAAGACTGTTAGCCTTCACCCAGATACCGGTGGTCACTTTCGTATCATATGTAATGGTGAGCAAATTTGGGAACGTAAAGTCGATGGTGGCTTTCCTGAAGCGAAGGTATTGAAGCAGCGAGTACGCGATATCATCGATCCTGAACGCGATTTGGGCCACTCAGATAGCAAGTAG
- a CDS encoding sulfite exporter TauE/SafE family protein: MDVINTLGLFIGSLISNTLASLSGGGAGLIQFPLLIFLGLPFSIALATHKVASVALGVGAAIKHIRSGSLNWTLAAYVVAAGSLGVILGANVILFVPGRIAEALLGGLIVGLGLYSLFQKELGQTEQPQHRNHVGMLLGGLGLALIGILNGSLTAGTGLFVTLFLVRWFGFDYKRAVALTLVSVGLFWNGIGAVTMYTAGAEIYWPWIPVLLLGSLLGGYLGAHLATQKSNRLIKRCFELLTFVIGFKLLFGF, encoded by the coding sequence ATGGATGTCATCAACACCCTTGGCCTTTTTATCGGCTCATTGATTTCAAACACCCTCGCCTCCCTCTCAGGCGGTGGCGCAGGGCTGATCCAGTTTCCCTTACTGATATTTCTTGGGCTCCCTTTTAGCATTGCGCTTGCTACCCACAAAGTTGCCAGTGTCGCCCTTGGTGTCGGTGCCGCCATCAAACATATCCGATCTGGCTCGTTAAACTGGACTTTAGCTGCGTATGTCGTGGCAGCTGGGTCTCTTGGCGTTATCCTCGGCGCCAATGTGATCCTTTTTGTACCAGGGCGAATTGCTGAAGCCTTACTCGGTGGCTTAATTGTAGGGCTTGGTCTCTATTCACTGTTTCAAAAAGAGCTCGGTCAAACAGAGCAACCACAGCACCGTAATCACGTCGGCATGCTCTTAGGCGGACTTGGTTTAGCACTCATCGGTATTCTCAATGGCTCACTGACGGCGGGGACGGGTTTATTTGTGACGCTATTTCTGGTGCGCTGGTTTGGTTTTGATTACAAACGAGCAGTGGCGCTGACCTTGGTGAGTGTCGGACTATTTTGGAACGGCATAGGTGCCGTCACCATGTACACCGCAGGCGCAGAAATATATTGGCCTTGGATCCCAGTGTTATTACTCGGCTCACTATTAGGCGGTTATCTTGGCGCTCACCTTGCCACACAGAAAAGTAACCGCTTGATCAAGCGATGCTTTGAGCTACTGACTTTTGTTATTGGCTTTAAATTACTATTTGGTTTTTAA